Proteins from a single region of Carassius gibelio isolate Cgi1373 ecotype wild population from Czech Republic chromosome A5, carGib1.2-hapl.c, whole genome shotgun sequence:
- the LOC128011537 gene encoding neuroligin-3-like, with the protein MWYTQSATYLPLTHLLCRPLNFALCWLLVWSVSMATALTYQPTVNTALGRLRGMRVAVATEGLGPVDQYLGVPYAAPPVEEKRFMPPDAPSAWSGVRNATRFPPVCPQTIHNSVPDIMMPVWATYNLDTVATYMQEQSEDCLYLNIYVPTQSGTKRTGDMSADPERSEDDGLRDSRDDPRPVMLFIHGGSYMEGTGNIMDGSVLASYGNVIVITLNYRVGILGFLSTGDQAAKGNYGLLDQIQALRWINKNIGYFGGDPGRVTVFGSGIGASCVSLLTLSHHSEGLFHRAIIQSGSALSSWSVNYQPVKYTRLLAERVGCNVLDTQDLVLCMQKRSYRELVEQEIQPARFHVAFGPVIDGDLIPDDPEVLMEQGEFLNYDIMLGVNQGEGFRFVEGVVEPEEGGVSGSDFDFTVSDFVDGLYGYPEGKDTLRETIKFMYTDWADRDNPETRRKTLVAMFTDHQWVEPAVVTADLHARYGSPTFFYAFYHHCQSPMKPPWADSAHGDELPYVFGVPLIGPTELFPCNFSRNDIMLSAVVMTYWTNFAKTGDPNKPVPQDTKFIHTKANRFEEVTWAKYSPHDQLYLHIGLKPRVRDHYRATKVAFWKHLVPHLYNLHDMFHYTSTTTRVPPLLTTHSSHSATLRPGGNKARTPGKQPPQSTARSGPLVIANPRDYSTELSVTIAVGASLLFLNVLAFAALYYRKDKRSRQDTPPQNASQRQTPPNDLSYTPTSISGGNQEEGSLCDPLRLTPASSPRDYALTLRRSPDDFPLMTPSSDTMTPNSGIMTPNTVTLTPNSVTMTPNTITMSPNSLMGYPSMHPYNTFTHGYNSTSLPHPHSTTRV; encoded by the exons ATGTGGTACACACAGTCAGCAACTTACCTGCCGCTTACCCACCTGCTCTGCCGACCTCTGAACTTTGCTCTGTGTTGGCTGCTTGTGTGGTCAGTCTCCATGGCAACAGCACTGACCTACCAGCCCACAGTAAACACAGCACTTGGCAGGCTTCGGGGGATGCGGGTTGCTGTGGCAACAGAGGGTCTGGGCCCTGTGGATCAGTACCTGGGTGTGCCTTACGCTGCCCCACCTGTAGAAGAGAAGCGCTTCATGCCACCCGATGCTCCATCGGCCTGGTCCGGCGTACGGAACGCCACCCGCTTCCCTCCTGTCTGCCCACAGACCATCCACAACTCTGTGCCCGACATCATGATGCCTGTCTGGGCCACCTACAACCTTGACACAGTTGCTACATACATGCAGGAGCAGAGTGAGGACTGTCTGTACCTGAATATATATGTACCCACACAAAGTG gTACAAAGAGAACGGGTGACATGTCAGCTGACCCAGAGCGTTCAGAGGATGATG GGCTTAGGGATTCTCGAGATGACCCCCGTCCTGTGATGCTGTTTATTCATGGTGGCTCGTACATGGAGGGCACGGGGAACATTATGGACGGTAGTGTGCTGGCCAGCTACGGCAATGTCATTGTCATAACCCTCAACTACAGGGTGGGAATATTAG GATTTTTAAGCACAGGTGACCAGGCCGCTAAAGGGAATTATGGTCTCTTGGATCAGATTCAAGCTCTTCGCTGGATCAACAAGAATATTGGCTATTTCGGTGGTGATCCGGGCCGCGTGACCGTGTTTGGCTCAGGAATCGGAGCGTCCTGTGTcagtttgctcactctttcacaCCATTCTGAAG GTTTGTTTCACAGAGCAATCATTCAGAGCGGCTCAGCACTGTCCAGTTGGTCAGTGAACTATCAGCCTGTGAAATACACACGTCTCCTCGCAGAGCGCGTTGGCTGTAATGTCCTTGACACACAA GATCTGGTCCTCTGCATGCAGAAGCGTAGCTACAGGGAGCTGGTGGAGCAGGAAATTCAGCCAGCACGCTTTCATGTGGCCTTTGGCCCTGTCATTGACGGTGACCTCATCCCAGATGACCCAGAAGTGCTCATGGAGCAGGGGGAGTTCCTCAACTATGACATCATGTTGGGCGTTAACCAGGGAGAGGGATTCCGCTTTGTAGAAGGCGTGGTGGAACCAGAAGAGGGCGGAGTTTCTGGCTCCGATTTTGACTTCACGGTATCAGATTTTGTAGACGGTCTTTACGGTTATCCAGAAGGGAAGGACACTCTCAGAGAGACCATAAAGTTCATGTACACAGACTGGGCTGATCGAGACAATCCCGAAACTCGTCGCAAAACCCTCGTGGCCATGTTTACGGATCACCAGTGGGTGGAGCCAGCTGTGGTGACAGCCGACCTGCACGCACGTTACGGTTCTCCAACTTTCTTCTATGCATTCTACCATCACTGCCAGAGCCCCATGAAGCCTCCATGGGCGGACTCCGCACACGGCGATGAGCTGCCCTATGTGTTTGGGGTTCCACTTATTGGTCCAACGGAACTCTTCCCCTGCAACTTCTCCCGTAATGACATCATGCTGAGTGCTGTCGTCATGACCTACTGGACCAACTTTGCAAAGACCGG GGATCCGAACAAGCCAGTTCCTCAGGACACTAAGTTCATCCACACAAAGGCAAACCGTTTTGAAGAAGTGACATGGGCCAAGTACAGTCCTCATGACCAGCTATATCTGCATATTGGGCTGAAGCCTCGTGTTCGGGATCATTATCGAGCTACTAAAGTGGCCTTCTGGAAGCACCTGGTCCCTCACCTGTACAACCTGCATGACATGTTTCACTACACATCCACCACCACACGGGTCCCACCTCTTCTGACCACACACAGCTCTCACAGTGCCACACTGCGCCCAGGGGGCAACAAGGCTCGTACCCCTGGTAAACAGCCTCCCCAGTCCACGGCACGCAGTGGGCCACTGGTCATTGCCAATCCGCGTGATTACTCTACAGAGCTGAGCGTCACCATTGCTGTTGGAGCTTCACTTCTCTTTCTTAATGTCTTGGCCTTTGCTGCGCTCTACTATCGCAAGGACAAACGGAGTCGACAAGACACACCCCCTCAGAATGCATCTCAGCGCCAGACCCCGCCCAATGACCTCAGCTATACGCCCACCTCCATCTCAGGTGGTAACCAAGAGGAGGGGTCACTGTGCGACCCGCTCCGTTTGACCCCGGCATCTTCTCCTCGGGATTACGCTCTCACGCTGCGCCGCTCACCGGATGACTTCCCACTCATGACGCCCAGTTCTGACACCATGACACCAAATAGCGGCATTATGACACCAAACACAGTAACCTTGACGCCCAATAGTGTTACCATGACGCCCAACACCATTACAATGTCACCCAATTCTTTGATGGGGTATCCCAGCATGCACCCTTACAACACTTTCACACATGGATACAACTCCACCAGCCTGCCCCACCCACACTCCACAACACGTGTATAA